TCACGGGTAACCGGGAGCGCAAGCGGCTCCCCGATGATGGGATGAAGCGTAATCCTGGGAGTATGCCCGTACCGGTACCAGGTGACGATTCGGGTGCATTCCCCGGCATCGGTGGGCGCGATTTCTTCCCCGATGATCGCATTGAGAAGAGTGGATTTGCCGGCCTTGACCATACCGGCCACTGCTACCCGCAACGGCCCTTCCAGTCTGCCCTCGAGCTCCTCCACCACCGCTAGAGCCGCTGCGTCGTGCTGGAAAACCTCCCTTGCTTGCCGGAGCAGGTCAGATGCTCCGGCGATGCCCGAGTCCATCATCCCGCCGGGACCGCCGACGTTGACGTGGTGGATTGGGGCAGGTTGTTGGCCTGGTCGGTTGCGGGTGGCTTTTGGTGCAGTTGATGCGCGGCCTTCGCCAGGGCGTCCACTGCTTTGAGCTGGTTCCGTATCTCTTTGATTCTCATGTCCCGCTCAACCGCGTACGTGGCTGCCGCTTTCTGTGCGGCCGCAACGGATTCTGTCAGGGAACGGTGGTGCTCTTCGGCGATCTCCGTGAAATGGTCGCGTGTGGCACGCTGGACCAGCCGCAGCCTGTCTTTGAGCTGCTTGCCCACTTGGAACACAACATCATCAACGTGCTTCCGTACCAGCACCTTCGCTTCGGACTGGCGTTGTTTCAGGCGCGCTTCTTTGTCTTCCCTATAGGCTTTCCGTCCCAGCATCAGGCCGGCCCCAACCGATAGCGGATTGATAAGGGCCATCCCAAAGATGCCCGTCAGGAGGCCGAACATCAGTACGCCTCCGTAGGACCCGCGCATCCCGATCAGCACTTTCTGCAGCGGCCCGAGCCTGCCATCCTGCATCTCCTGGATGTCGGCTACAGGGTCCAGTACGCCGCCGGTGTCTGCCACTTTCAAGGCGGGGAGGGCCACCACTTCCTCTGAGAAGTGCTCCGCCACCTGGGTGGCCAACCATTGCGCACGTTCGCTGGTCCACACGAAGGTATCTGAAACCGCCGCTGCCGTGCTCTGTTCCAGCCATTGCGTGAACTGCTCCCACGCGGGTCCGGGGTCCCCTTGATCAATGGCAGTTTCGGCCTCGCGTTGTATCCGGCGGAGCCTGTCCCTCAAGTCGTACTCCAGGTCGGCGATCAGGTCACCAATGCCGTCATTGAGGGTGATCTGCCAACGGGCGGAGCGTTTGCGCAGCGAGTCCGCATCCTCCTTCGCCGCGTTCAGGCCAGCGATCATTTGTGGTGTTCCTGCCGGGTTTTCCAAGGCTTCAAGTTCCGACTGCAAAGCCAGCCGAAGGTTTTCGGTGACAGACAAAAGGTCGTTGCTGACGGATCTGCGTTGCATCCTGGCCGCCCCGCCCACAATGTTGTTCCGCAAATGGCCGATCAGCGCGGGAAATC
The sequence above is a segment of the Arthrobacter sp. StoSoilB22 genome. Coding sequences within it:
- a CDS encoding dynamin family protein, with product MTETGRMTILVEQGMALAGDRNDLRRRLENTLTRLSDPSVRVIVVGEFKQGKSQLINALVNAPVCPVDDDIATAVPTVVRHGDPASAVVLVPAQQSSGPEAEGDAGGRENGLERQPVHLDQLAEYVSEKGNPGNAKNIVAAEVSLPRKLLSGGLTIVDSPGVGGLGSTHTLTTLTALPSAHAMVFVSDASQEYTEPEMRFLSQAMRISPNVLCVLSKTDLYPSWRQIAELDQRHLASVGPDIPLFPVSSELRLHAARLQDQELNAESGFPALIGHLRNNIVGGAARMQRRSVSNDLLSVTENLRLALQSELEALENPAGTPQMIAGLNAAKEDADSLRKRSARWQITLNDGIGDLIADLEYDLRDRLRRIQREAETAIDQGDPGPAWEQFTQWLEQSTAAAVSDTFVWTSERAQWLATQVAEHFSEEVVALPALKVADTGGVLDPVADIQEMQDGRLGPLQKVLIGMRGSYGGVLMFGLLTGIFGMALINPLSVGAGLMLGRKAYREDKEARLKQRQSEAKVLVRKHVDDVVFQVGKQLKDRLRLVQRATRDHFTEIAEEHHRSLTESVAAAQKAAATYAVERDMRIKEIRNQLKAVDALAKAAHQLHQKPPATDQANNLPQSTTSTSAVPAG